The following coding sequences are from one Candidatus Borkfalkia ceftriaxoniphila window:
- a CDS encoding ABC transporter substrate-binding protein, with protein MKKYLAAFLGITLVCSALFVGCGKSGKTEIVIDGGGVAGNYNSSINMTPSAANPNPYNYLEQLANEWNESSKFSSQYSVKINRNSINGNRDSILSYVSTGSGPDILYQTGTTIAEDMDKNYFVDVTDYLSEPNPYVKGNEKWSDLYDAQELEASRAPNGNFYSIGIDRNVAGIMYNKDIFERAGITEPILTYGDLIAAMDKIAERCPDVMPFSLVDNWYDIVLESGLYGSQIEKYDVIRKNGIVDSEELSRASSLDLYKIMNGNNLDARYEAYLNLMNLLRSDKYMDTNSIGNTSVTEFMNGKIAMVSCLGKSMVQVQRQNKINVGAMGYPVLTQKDVDDYAGVDGIKIDERGVRRGISGIGTGWWISSAAVKKGTVDACVDFLQFITAPENNVPMVNKLGYAIPLDTDAAVESSDMNVLFSEMINQFNEDVENDFFEFHVFNSWGIMGFDCWSNFVTQSTNLFNGADILTVAKSINKQFLSSRDNLIEQNKKSGAWNVDGWADLA; from the coding sequence ATGAAAAAGTATCTGGCAGCCTTTTTAGGCATCACGCTTGTTTGCAGCGCGCTTTTCGTCGGCTGCGGCAAAAGCGGCAAGACGGAGATCGTCATCGACGGCGGCGGCGTTGCGGGGAACTACAACAGTTCTATCAACATGACTCCTTCGGCGGCAAATCCCAATCCCTACAACTATCTCGAACAACTCGCCAATGAGTGGAACGAATCGAGCAAATTCAGTTCGCAGTACTCCGTCAAGATCAACCGCAATTCCATCAACGGCAACCGCGATTCCATACTGAGTTACGTTTCGACGGGTTCGGGTCCCGACATTCTGTACCAGACGGGCACGACCATCGCCGAGGATATGGACAAGAATTACTTCGTGGACGTGACCGACTATCTGAGCGAACCCAATCCGTATGTGAAGGGGAACGAAAAGTGGTCGGATCTCTATGATGCGCAGGAACTGGAAGCCTCCCGTGCGCCCAACGGCAATTTCTATTCCATCGGGATCGACCGCAACGTGGCGGGCATTATGTACAACAAGGATATTTTCGAGCGCGCGGGCATCACCGAGCCTATTCTTACATACGGAGATCTGATCGCTGCCATGGATAAGATCGCCGAGCGCTGTCCCGACGTGATGCCCTTTTCCCTCGTCGACAATTGGTACGACATCGTTCTGGAAAGCGGGCTGTACGGCAGTCAGATCGAAAAATACGACGTGATCCGTAAAAACGGGATCGTAGATTCCGAAGAACTCAGCCGCGCATCTTCTCTCGATCTGTACAAGATCATGAACGGCAATAATCTGGACGCGCGTTACGAAGCGTATCTGAATTTGATGAACCTTCTCCGCAGCGATAAATATATGGATACGAATTCCATCGGCAATACTTCCGTCACCGAATTCATGAACGGAAAGATCGCCATGGTTTCCTGTCTCGGCAAAAGCATGGTGCAGGTCCAGCGGCAGAATAAGATCAACGTGGGCGCTATGGGCTACCCCGTTCTGACGCAGAAGGACGTGGACGACTATGCGGGCGTAGACGGCATCAAGATCGACGAGCGCGGCGTCCGCCGCGGCATTTCGGGTATCGGTACGGGCTGGTGGATCAGCAGCGCCGCGGTAAAAAAGGGAACCGTGGACGCTTGCGTCGATTTCCTGCAATTTATCACCGCGCCTGAAAATAACGTTCCCATGGTCAATAAATTGGGCTATGCCATACCTTTGGATACCGACGCTGCCGTCGAATCCTCGGATATGAACGTACTCTTTTCCGAGATGATCAATCAGTTCAACGAGGATGTGGAAAACGACTTTTTCGAGTTCCACGTATTCAATTCCTGGGGGATCATGGGCTTTGACTGTTGGAGCAATTTCGTGACGCAGAGCACCAATCTCTTTAACGGCGCGGACATTCTTACTGTCGCAAAGTCTATCAATAAACAGTTTTTGTCTTCAAGGGATAATTTGATCGAGCAGAACAAAAAGAGCGGAGCGTGGAACGTGGACGGTTGGGCGGATCTGGCCTGA